From one Euwallacea fornicatus isolate EFF26 chromosome 4, ASM4011564v1, whole genome shotgun sequence genomic stretch:
- the Ube4B gene encoding ubiquitin conjugation factor E4 B, whose amino-acid sequence MSELSQEEIRRRRLARLAALESGSPSNSISPPITPISQSPMSTTQGQSPSAFESQGNSLENKFFPSTNAVGIEKSSSKSEINAMPVVEKEKAERHGVFKEPSKPIDIQLPSSSKQRSRAPPVRSDSETSSIHMEVDEASGCADKLGANTDIDSGFENMEVDDSDLQKKDIHRHRTTSSSTELSVEQLQESVARILQASFTKSSPSRVFLPQIAEYLKENPHITIRDLTSNAIMEMLSVIGKGENPFRNITPPSQDITDTYSLHSGSVSPVQSSPSTSDMQCPVPVLVMKEKLDDACPINLATSFLMESYNRVSQEERNHPKRSSIPPLSDVLTEVRAQIIQYTALVLQGKLVPGLDEGYGKSPLLSPIVHQTVPRGFLTELVTRTHTNEDVFSKVFSPILQGLFRMMREACVVEDQHRLPLQALFELADIRCGIRPICSLITKQFQFGVTGPLTNAGGRELTTMSFLGPFLDISIFAEDAPKVAEKLFSGNAANDSTLRQGLQLELEHIRGTLHRIFHYILANQDSRDACLKYLGDILKNNEKRAQLAMEERLLAGDGFMLNLLSVLQYLAVKIKFNKMDLMYPFHPEAKVQIQNDTRLKFSSQEVGEWLEELGKSYEFPAPNFSSVCWFLTLHCHHLSLLPVIQKYQRRLRAIRDLQKLVDETIAAEVQWKNTPFASRNKQFIKKWKQQLKKLNRSKACADAGLLDKNLMRRSLIFYTTVCEYLLSLMTGNRPGTPVPDLPLPPPQTPAFYALPEWYVEDIAEFLLFALQYFPSVISDNAEDPLIAWLLVTMCSSNMIKNPYLVAKLIEVVFVIIPSIQPRCEPLYNRLMAHHISCTVLPSCLMKFYTDVETTGSSSEFYDKFSIRYHISLIIKGMWASPVHRQAVIDESKSGNQFVKFINMLMNDTTFLLDESLESLKRIHEIQELIADDDKWSKLPSDQQQSRMRQLSADERQCRSYLTLARETVDMFHYLTVDIKEPFLRPELASRLASMLNFNLQQLCGKKYKDLKVENPDKYGWEPRRLLSQLVDIYLHLDCDTFAEALASDERSFSRELFNDAAALMERVSIKTAVEIERFRELSEKAYRVVERNHRSDEWLEEAPDEFKDPLMDTLMTDPVLLPSGQIMDRSVIMRHLLNSNTDPFNRQPLTEDMLLPVDDLKERIRIWKSEKTKANPMN is encoded by the exons CGCTTGGCCCGATTGGCAGCCCTCGAAAGTGGCTCCCCATCAAACTCAATCTCACCACCAATTACTCCAATATCACAATCACCCATGTCTACTACTCAGGGTCAAAGCCCTTCGGCCTTCGAATCTCAGGGAAATTCGCtggaaaacaagttttttccttCTACAAACGCTGTTGGAATTGAAAAGTCGAGCTCAAAAAGTGAGATTAACGCCATGCCTGTGGTTGAAAAGGAAAAAGCGGAACGTCATGGAGTGTTCAAG GAACCAAGTAAACCTATCGATATTCAACTTCCGTCAAGTTCGAAGCAAAGATCTAGGGCTCCACCTGTGAGAAGCGATTCTGAAACTAGTTCGATTCACATGGAAGTGGATGAAGCTAGTGGGTGTGCAGACAAGCTAGGCGCTAATACAGACATAGATTCCGGGTTTGAAAACATGGAAGTGGATGACTCGGACTTGCAAAAAAAGGACATTCACCGACATAGAACCACCTCCTCATCTACTGAACTCAGTGTGGAGCAGTTACAAGAAAGCGTGGCTCGAATTTTACAGGCTTCGTTTACAAAGTCATCCCCATCTCGTGTGTTTTTACCACAAATTGCCGaatatttgaaagaaaacCCGCATATTACTATTCGCGATCTTACTTCAAATGCTATTATGGAGATGCTGTCGGTAATAGGAAAGGGAGAAAATCCGTTTAGAAATATTACTCCTCCTAGTCAAGACATCACTGATACCTATAGTTTGCACTCGGGATCCGTGAGCCCCGTGCAAAGTAGCCCGAGCACTAGTGATATGCAATGCCCTGTGCCGGTGCTAGTTATGAAGGAGAAGCTGGATGATGCATGTCCAATTAATTTGGCGACGAGTTTTCTAATGGAGTCGTACAATAGGGTTTCCCAGGAAGAGAGGAATCATCCTAAAAG ATCCAGTATTCCTCCGCTAAGCGACGTCTTAACCGAGGTTAGAGCACAAATTATCCAATACACTGCCCTAGTGCTTCAAGGAAAACTTGTACCAGGCTTAGACGAAGGTTATGGAAAGTCTCCTTTGCTTTCGCCGATAGTACATCAAACTGTTCCTAg AGGTTTTTTGACGGAATTAGTAACTCGAACTCATACAAATGAGGATGTATTCTCTAAAGTTTTCAGTCCGATTCTTCAAGGGTTATTCAGGATGATGAGGGAGGCGTGTGTGGTTGAAGACCAACATAG GCTGCCTCTGCAAGCGTTATTCGAGCTTGCAGACATACGATGCGGCATTAGACCAATATGTAGCTTAATAACTAAACAATTTCAATTCGGCGTAACAGGACCGTTGACGAATGCAGGAGGGCGCGAATTAACCACCATGTCTTTCCTAGGCCCCTTTTTGGATATTTCTATATTCGCTGAAGATGCGCCAAAGGTGGCCGAGAAATTGTTTTCAG GAAACGCCGCAAATGATAGCACATTACGACAAGGCTTACAGCTAGAACTAGAACACATTCGCGGTACTCTGCACAGGATATTTCACTATATTTTGGCCAACCAAGATAGCAGAGATGCGTGTTTAAAATACCTGGgcgacattttgaaaaacaacgaaaaacGCGCTCAACTGGCAATGGAGGAGCGTCTACTTGCAGGTGACGGATTCATGTTGAATCTGCTGAGTGTACTGCAATACTTAGCCGTGAAAAtaaagttcaacaaaatggacTTAATGTATCCGTTCCATCCGGAGGCTAAAGTTCAGATTCAGAACGATACAAGACTGAAATTCTCCTCTCAAGAGGTGGGCGAATGGTTGGAGGAGTTGGGGAAATCATACGAGTTTCCCGCGCCTAATTTCTCTTCCGTTTGTTGGTTCTTAACGTTACACTGCCATCACTTGTCGCTGCTGCCGGTCATCCAGAAGTATCAGCGAAGACTTAGGGCGATTAGGGACCTACAAAAATTAGTCGATGAGACGATAGCGGCCGAGGTTCAGTGGAAGAACACACCCTTCGCAAGTAGGAATAAGCAGTTTATCAAGAAGTGGAAACAACAGCTAAAAAAGCTTAATAG atcaAAAGCATGCGCAGACGCAGGCCTACTGGACAAAAATCTAATGCGTCGCTCTCTAATTTTCTACACCACAGTGTGCGAATACTTATTAAGTTTAATGACGGGAAATCGCCCCGGCACCCCCGTACCAGATCTACCTCTTCCGCCACCTCAGACTCCTGCGTTTTACGCTTTGCCCGAGTGGTACGTTGAAGATATCGccgaatttttattattcgctTTACA ATATTTTCCAAGTGTGATATCAGACAACGCTGAGGATCCTTTGATTGCCTGGCTCTTGGTCACAATGTGCTCTTCGAACATGATCAAGAACCCGTACCTGGTTGCCAAACTGATTGAAGTTGTTTTTGTGATAATACCGAGCATCCAGCCAAGATGCGAGCCGCTTTATAACCGCTTAATGGCTCACCATATTTCCTGCACAGTTCTGCCAAGctgtttaatgaaattttacacaGAC GTCGAGACCACTGGTTCCAGTTCGGAATTCTACGACAAGTTTTCTATTAGGTATCACATAAGCCTTATCATTAAAG GGATGTGGGCTTCTCCAGTTCACAGACAAGCGGTTATCGATGAGTCAAAGAGCGGTAACCAGTTTGTGAAATTTATCAACATGCTGATGAACGACACCACCTTTCTGCTAGACGAGTCTTTGGAATCCTTGAAGCGAATCCACGAAATCCAAGAGCTAATAGCTGACGACGACAAGTG gtcaaaattgccaagTGACCAGCAGCAAAGCCGCATGCGTCAGCTGAGCGCTGACGAGCGGCAATGTCGCTCTTACTTGACTCTGGCACGTGAAACTGTCGATATGTTCCACTACTTGACCGTGGACATCAAGGAACCATTCTTAAGGCCTGAACTAGCGTCGAGATTAGCGTCTATGCTAAATTTCAATCTGCAGCAGTTATGCGGCAAAAAGTACAAAGATTTGAAG gtGGAGAATCCGGATAAATATGGGTGGGAACCACGGAGGCTTTTAAGTCAATTAGTCGACATTTATTTGCACTTAGACTGTGATACTTTTGCGGAGGCTCTTGCCAGTGATGAG AGGTCCTTCAGCAGAGAACTGTTCAATGATGCGGCAGCTCTCATGGAACGAGTCAGCATCAAAACCGCGGTAGAAATTGAACGATTTAGGGAATTGTCAGAGAAAGCTTATAGAGTAGTGGAACGAAATCACAG ATCGGATGAGTGGTTAGAAGAAGCTCCAGACGAATTCAAAGATCCACTGATGGATACTTTGATGACGGATCCAGTGTTGCTACCCAGCGGCCAGATAATGGACAGATCGGTTATAATGAGACATTTATTGAATAGTAATACCGACCCGTTTAACAGGCAGCCGCTGACCGAGGACATGCTGTTGCCAG TCGATGATCTCAAGGAAAGAATTAGAATTTGGAAGTCCGAGAAAACGAAAGCCAACCCAATGAACTGA